The following nucleotide sequence is from Cellvibrio sp. PSBB006.
CGAGACGCACGCCGAGGCTATTAAGCAGGGCAATATCGTGGATGATGTTACTGAAATTGTCATGCTTGAGGGCTTCGCCGGGGAGCATCAATACAAAGGTTTTTCCCCGATGCTTATTGATGTAAGGCGAGGAGTGGCGAAACCATTTGACGTAATCCTGAGTATTAGTCGGCACGATCTTTTCTCTTCCAATAACAAAGTAATGCAAGCTTAGCGGTAAACCTCGACAAACAGAAGACGGCAGCAGTACTCGGTCTATTCAAGGCAAAATTTCTGTATCAAGCCACGAATAATAGCGGTTGCCGGTTCAATTTGCCGTGTGTCAATAAATTCATCCGGCTGGTGTGCCTGATTGATCGAGCCAGGTCCGAGTACCACCGTTTGCATACCCAGCTGTTGCATAAACGGCGCTTCAGTTGCAAACGCCACGCTTTCGCTGCGATTACCCGTGAGCGCTTCGCAGGTTTGGATTAGCGCAGAATGTTCATCTTCAGCAAAAGCATCCACGCCTTCAAACAGGGAAGACAAAATAATATCCGTGCCGGTTGCCTGGGCGATAGGACTCAATCGTTGCTGAATAATGCTGCGCATTTCATCATTATCCATGCCGGGCAATAACCGCAGATCAAAATGTAATTCGCATTCAGCACAAATGCGGTTTGCGCCGTCGCCACCGTGTATGCAGCCCAGATTCAGAGTCGGGACAGCTACAGCAAAACCGGGATTGCGATAACGTGATTGTAATTCAGCGCGCAAAGCTATCAATTCATTCATAACCTGATTCATGCAATCAAGTGCACTCCTGCCCAGGGCCGGATTGGAAGAGTGGCCGCTGCGACCTTGTACGCGAACTGCCTCCATCATGATGCCTTTATGCATGCGCACCGGAACCAATTCCGTCGGTTCGCCGATAACAGCATAGCGCCCTTTGGGTGTGCCACTTGCGGCCAGCGCGCGCGCGCCGCTCATACTGCTCTCTTCATCGGCAGTGGCAAGAATAATCACGGGGTGTTTCAGTGGCATTTTTAAGAATGGTTTTATTGCTTCAATGACAACAGGGAAAAATCCTTTCATGTCTGTGGCGCCCAAGCCAAAAAGCTTGCCATCTTTCTCGGTTAATTTAAATGGATCACTCTGCCAGCGATGCGTGTCGTAGGGTACGGTATCGCTGTGCCCGGCCAAAACTAATCCACCGTCACCCTCTCCGAGGGTGGCAATTAAATTTGCTTTGCCCTGCTGTTTCAACGGCATAATTCGGGTGCGCAATCCCATTTCATCCAGCCAGGTCGCCAGCAGTTCGATAACCGGCAAGTTTGGCATGTCCCATTCGGGCACAGCGCAACTCACCGATGGAATGGCGACCAGTTGTTGTAATTGCTGTTGGTATTGTTTGGCATTAAAAGTCATAACTAATCAACATTGTATAGTAGAGGATGTCATGGTTTGCGCGAGTTCTTATCATACTCCAGATAGACAATCACATGGCTATCAATATCCGCTTTCGCCAGTAGGTTCGGTCGGTGGACGCAATTTGGCATTAACGATATGCTTCGATGCAATGTCATGCATGTTGGAGAGCAGACTTGAACGAACGTGTTAATAAGATTGTTATTGTGGGCGGTGGCACGGCGGGTTGGATGGCCGCTGCGAGTCTGGCACGTTTCTTTGACGGAAAACCT
It contains:
- the argE gene encoding acetylornithine deacetylase produces the protein MTFNAKQYQQQLQQLVAIPSVSCAVPEWDMPNLPVIELLATWLDEMGLRTRIMPLKQQGKANLIATLGEGDGGLVLAGHSDTVPYDTHRWQSDPFKLTEKDGKLFGLGATDMKGFFPVVIEAIKPFLKMPLKHPVIILATADEESSMSGARALAASGTPKGRYAVIGEPTELVPVRMHKGIMMEAVRVQGRSGHSSNPALGRSALDCMNQVMNELIALRAELQSRYRNPGFAVAVPTLNLGCIHGGDGANRICAECELHFDLRLLPGMDNDEMRSIIQQRLSPIAQATGTDIILSSLFEGVDAFAEDEHSALIQTCEALTGNRSESVAFATEAPFMQQLGMQTVVLGPGSINQAHQPDEFIDTRQIEPATAIIRGLIQKFCLE